A single window of Carassius auratus strain Wakin chromosome 9, ASM336829v1, whole genome shotgun sequence DNA harbors:
- the LOC113109202 gene encoding uncharacterized protein LOC113109202: protein MKGDVEREYLSPDLNLLRMFRLYKENNPASTAKFWLYRDIFKQQNLSFGQPRSDTCAKCDALFSKLVATTTDGERLKITAKSELHHRKAEKAYTQLQADTEWAKANDDCHVICIDMQGVVYTPNLTHSNVYYQRQLANYNLCIQEMGTDKPPTMCLWHEGIAHRGSIEVASCLLKWAETSFAPLVQAKERKLIIYSDRCCGQNNNWRVLNLMALLVSRGYFSQIEQKFMVSGHSFLPCDRSFATLDKRRKVSTLHTPSDVAEMIRGARQLHPFKVIEMKCADFRQLPDATLKHPPGFLITSMMWLKVTATDPWCVHTKGSHSLYEGWKHWLITKQRKNQPPPAPLFSTTYARAYEDPLPIKKEKHRDLMKMLAYMPAEAQAFYGTLECEE, encoded by the exons ATGAAGGGAGATGTGGAGAGGGAGTACCTGAGCCCTGATTTAAACCTGCTCCGCATGTTCCGCCTGTACAAGGAAAACAATCCAGCATCCACTGCAAAGTTCTGGCTCTATAGGGACATCTTCAAGCAGCAAAACCTCAGTTTTGGGCAGCCAAGAAGTGATACTTGTGCAAAATGTGACGCCCTGTTCTCAAAATTAGTAGCTACTACAACAGATGGAGAAAGGTTGAAGATCACAGCCAAGAGTGAGCTTCACCACCGGAAAGCCGAAAAAGCATACACCCAGTTGCAGGCTGACACAGAGTGGGCCAAAGCCAATGATGACTGCCATGTCATTTGTATCGACATGCAGGGGGTAGTGTACACGCCAAACCTGACACACTCCAACGTGTACTATCAACGGCAGCTGGCCAACTACAACCTCTGTATCCAGGAGATGGGCACTGACAAACCTCCTACAATGTGCCTCTGGCATGAGGGCATCGCTCACAGAGGTTCCATCGAGGTGGCAAGCTGTCTTTTGAAGTGGGCAGAAACATCTTTCGCTCCCCTAGTCCAGGCAAAGGAACGGAAGCTCATCATCTATAGTGACCGATGCTGTGGGCAGAACAACAACTGGCGAGTCCTAAACCTCATGGCCCTACTCGTATCTAGAGGGTACTTCAGTCAGATAGAGCAGAAGTTCATGGTGTCTGGTCACTCCTTCCTTCCCTGTGACCGTTCATTTGCCACGCTGGACAAGAGGCGTAAGGTGTCCACACTCCACACCCCCAGCGATGTCGCCGAGATGATCCGTGGAGCCAGGCAGCTGCATCCATTTAAAGTAATTGAGATGAAATGTGCGGACTTCAGGCAGCTCCCTGATGCAACATTAAAGCATCCACCTGGCTTCCTAATCACATCCATGATGTGGTTGAAAGTGACAG CTACTGATCCATGGTGTGTCCACACAAAAGGGAGCCACAGCCTCTACGAGGGATGGAAGCATTGGCTGATCACCAAACAGAGGAAGAATCAACCACCTCCAGCTCCCTTGTTCTCCACCACGTATGCTCGTGCTTACGAGGACCCTCTGCCCATCAAGAAGGAGAAGCACCGTGACCTTATGAAAATGCTAGCCTACATGCCAGCGGAGGCCCAAGCATTTTATGGGACATTAGAATGTGAAGAGTAG
- the LOC113109205 gene encoding G2/M phase-specific E3 ubiquitin-protein ligase-like, giving the protein MCMDLRTCAEEQERQLINFYKQRNVEWACPVKCQLEGDAAVGDGVTRHFFSTILEKLKYGFSLNLGNTGVTCLFEGQPDHLVPSSSQFLTESDLFLVAGRMLGHSFLHGGPCLAGLSRAFVHVLLQGSQDTATLQLEDCPDVDIRETINLLSGQSPLNEDQSSKVLDLCLSWDLPGPTEENRRWLYERLLSHAVLGRRVRQIKQLKRGLKDTCVWPRLTERKDVVFFPKESEDSCTPEMLLSHISCPRESDDEDDEEYSADIKERITGYLKQFIETASSKDLTNLLKFWVGWEQMEANMAVEIVKSDLPKSSSCFCVLRLPGH; this is encoded by the exons ATGTGTATGGACTTGAGAACGTGTGCTGAAGAACAGGAAAGGCAACTGATCAACTTCTACAAGCAAAGAAATGTAGAGTGGGCCTGTCCTGTCAAATGTCAACTTGAAG GGGATGCTGCAGTTGGTGATGGAGTCACCAGACACTTTTTTTCTACAATTCTTGAAAAACTGAAGTATGGTTTCAGTTTGAACTTGG GAAACACAGGAGTTACTTGCCTCTTTGAGGGACAGCCAGACCACTTGGTGCCCTCATCCTCACAATTCCTCACTGAAAGTGACCTCTTCCTAGTAGCGGGGAGAATGCTAGGTCATTCTTTTCTGCACGGCGGCCCATGTCTCGCAGGGCTCAGCAGAGCTTTTGTTCATGTTCTACTTCAAGGTTCTCAAGATACTGCCACTTTGCAATTGGAGGACTGCCCAGATGTTGACATACGGGAGACCATcaacttg ctCAGTGGACAGTCTCCATTGAATGAGGACCAGTCTAGTAAAGTCCTGGATCTTTGTTTGTCTTGGGATCTTCCTGGTCCAACAGAAGAAAACAGAAGGTGGCTTTACGAACGTCTGCTGTCACATGCG GTTCTCGGGAGAAGAGTACGCCAAATCAAGCAACTGAAACGAGGACTGAAAGACACTTGTGTTTGGCCTCGTCTAACTGAGAGGAAGGATGTGGTATTCTTTCCCAAGGAATCGGAGGACTCATGCACTCCTGAG ATGCTGCTTTCACACATCTCCTGTCCTAGAGAGAGTGATGACGAAGATGATGAAGAATACTCAGCTGATATAAAGGAACGGATCACAGGGTATTTAAAGCAGTTCATTGAGACAG CATCCAGCAAGGACTTAACAAACCTTCTGAAGTTCTGGGTCGGATGGGAGCAGATGGAGGCAAATATGGCTGTGGAAATTGTGAAAAGTGATCTCCCAAAATCCTCTAGCTGCTTCTGTGTTCTCCGGCTCCCAGGGCACTAA
- the LOC113109222 gene encoding protein NLRC3-like, which yields MEDTQTSTDQEFSPGCSSVDQKRSEAESSCVSVRSDASMDRPLGFKSRDTKTDLRICSQRSSSPDHSCVSLKSDESMRDPPNLSDEAVTSDPSRADGERSISGGVSSVFCLNNTSVTASLNKHDQAVNDELQRVKEQHKTSMKNKYERLCEGLKLQENESLLNSIYTQLYIIEGEREGVNEEHEVLQMEKTARTQPSQDAPIYCNDIFKASAEAGSEEKEQIKTVLTKGIAGIGKTVSVQKFILDWAEGKANQDVDFMFVLPFRELNLIRDHQYSLHRLLLDFHPELQDLDSQIYEECKVVFIFDGLDESRITLMFSDAQKVCDVTETSSVAVLMSKLMKGELLPSALIWITSRPAAANQIPSEYIHRLTEIQGFTEPQKEEYFRKRISDEHQASRIISHIRRARSLHIMCHIPVFCWISSTVLQKLLEEDLRAEIPQTLTEMYIHFLLIQINMRKQKYEERDPEKLLPSNREVIVKLAEVAFKQLMKGNVMFYEEDLIESSIDVTDASVYSGICTEIFKQESVIHQRKVYSFIHLSVQEFLAAFYLFYCCLTKNKKTLTVDSESDFKYDMSETDSDKVSLYDLLTSAVYKALKSKNGRLDLFLRFLLGVSLESNQRLLQDLLTHTENSSETISRTTQDIKDKIKSSDHLSADQSINLFLCLLEVKDQTLFREIQEFVKSDKHSEEKLSPAHCSTISYMIQMSEKPLDELNPTTYNTSAEGRRRLIPAVINCRKAL from the exons ATGGAGGACACACAAACATCCACAGATCAAGAGTTTTCTCCAGGATGCAG TTCAGTtgatcagaagagatcagaagcagagtccagctgtgtgtctgtgaggaGTGATGCGTCTATGGATCGTCCATTAGGGTTTAAGAGTCGAGATACAAAGACTGATCTCAG GATCTGCAGTCAGAGATCTTCATCTCCTGATcacagctgtgtgtctctgaagagtgacGAATCCATGCGTGATCCTCCTAACCTCAGTGATGaagcagtgacctctgaccccag CAGAGCAGATGGAGAGCGAAGCATCTCTGGAGGAGTCTCCTCTGTCTTCTGTCTGAACAACACGAGCGTTACAGCGTCTCTGAATAAACATGATCAAGCAGTGAATGATGAACTACAGAGAGTCAAAgagcagcacaaaaccagcatgaagaacaagtatgagagattatgtgagggactgaaactccaggagaatgaaagcctcctgaacagcatctacacacagctctacatcatagagggagagagagaaggagtgaatgaagaacatgaggttttacagatggagaaaacagccagaacacaACCCTCACAAGACGCTCcaatctactgcaatgacatctttaaagcctccgctgaagcaggatctgaggagaaagagcagatcaagactgttcttactaaaggcatcgctggaatcggaaaaaccgtctctgtgcagaagttcattctggactgggccgagggaaaagccaatcaggatgtagatttcatgtttgtgcttccatttcgagagctgaacttgatccgagatcatcagtacagtcttcacagacttctgctggactttcatcctgaacttcaagatctggactcacagatttatgaggagtgtaaagttgtgttcatctttgatggtctggatgaaagcagaatcacactgatgttttcagacgctcagaaagtttgtgatgtgactgagacttcatcagtggctgtgttgatgtcaaagctgatgaaaggagagctgcttccctctgctctcatctggatcacctccagaccagcagcagccaatcagatcccctccgaatacatccaccgtctgacagagattcagggattcactgagcctcagaaggaggaatatttcaggaagagaatcagtgatgagcatcaagccagcagaatcatctcacacatcagaagagcaagaagcctccacatcatgtgccacatccccgtcttctgctggatctcatccactgtgcttcagaagctcctggaagaagatctgagagcagaaatccctcaaactctgactgaaatgtacatccacttcctgctgattcagatcaacatgaggaagcagaagtatgaagagagagatccagagaaactcctgccgtccaacagagaagtgattgtgaaacttgctgaagtggctttcaaacagctgatgaagggcaatgtgatgttctatgaggaggacctgattgagagcagcatagacgtcactgacgcctcggtgtattctgggatttgcactgagatctttaagcaggaatctgtgattcatcagaggaaagtctacagcttcattcatctgagcgtTCAGGAGTTTCTTGCTGCTTTCTATTTGTTTTACTGCTGTTTAACAAAGAACAAGAAAACACTGACTG TTGACTCTGAAAGTGACTTTAAATATGATATGTCTGAGACAGACTCTGATAAAGTCTCTCTGTATGATCTACTAACATCAGCAGTATATAAAGCTCTCAAGAGTAAGAATGGACGTCTGGATctgttcctgcggttcctgctgggcgtctcactggagtccaatcagagactcttacaggatctactgacacacacagagaacagctcagagaCCATCAGCAGAACCACACAGGACATTAAAGACAAGATCAAGAGTAGTGATCATCTCTCAGCTGATCAGTCgatcaatctgttcctctgtctgctggaagtgaaagatcagactctgttcagagagattcaggagtttgtgaaatcagacaaacactcagaggagaaactctctcctgctcactgctcaacaatcTCCTACATGATTCAGATGTCAGAGAAGCCTCTGGATGAGCTGAACCCCACGACATACAACACATCAGCTGAGGGGAGAagaagactgataccagctgtgatcaactgcagaaaagctctgtga